In Paraburkholderia phenazinium, the following are encoded in one genomic region:
- a CDS encoding uracil-DNA glycosylase: MALHESALEELGLAPMWVRRGMGQANAGAAEEAAVALEAVPDGAAVRAEGTAPVQGLGQGSAHDAGQARPATGRREDAFEQGARAPAARAEEAREFAAPVDRAAARPTQPTRPAPAEPSASSPPPDDDFAWFDDLPSQPPSEASIVPAERAERTEPALQTLDWDALAERVAACERCRLCEKRTNTVFGVGDRNADWMLIGEAPGENEDRLGEPFVGQAGKLLDNMLRSLTLARDTNVYIANVIKCRPPGNRNPEPDEVARCEPYLQRQVALVKPKLIVALGRFAAQSLLKTDASISSLRGRVHAYEGVPVIVTYHPAYLLRSLPDKAKAWTDLCLARDTWLKAAGTEAAAG; encoded by the coding sequence ATGGCGCTGCATGAATCTGCATTGGAAGAACTCGGCCTCGCGCCGATGTGGGTGAGGCGCGGCATGGGGCAGGCGAACGCCGGCGCCGCTGAGGAAGCGGCCGTGGCGCTCGAGGCTGTTCCTGATGGCGCTGCGGTGCGTGCCGAGGGCACGGCGCCTGTGCAGGGCTTGGGGCAGGGATCTGCACATGACGCGGGTCAAGCTCGCCCCGCAACGGGGCGGCGCGAAGACGCCTTCGAGCAGGGCGCCCGCGCGCCCGCTGCACGCGCCGAGGAAGCGCGCGAGTTCGCCGCGCCGGTCGATCGGGCTGCCGCACGGCCCACGCAGCCAACCCGCCCAGCCCCTGCTGAACCCTCCGCTTCCTCGCCGCCACCCGACGACGATTTCGCGTGGTTCGACGACCTCCCGTCCCAGCCGCCGTCGGAAGCGAGCATCGTTCCGGCCGAACGCGCGGAACGCACCGAACCCGCGCTGCAGACCCTCGACTGGGATGCCCTCGCCGAACGCGTGGCCGCCTGCGAGCGCTGCCGCCTGTGCGAGAAGCGCACCAACACGGTGTTCGGCGTGGGCGACCGCAACGCCGACTGGATGCTGATCGGCGAAGCCCCCGGCGAAAACGAAGACCGCCTGGGCGAACCGTTCGTCGGCCAGGCCGGCAAGCTGCTCGACAACATGCTGCGTTCGCTCACGCTCGCGCGCGACACCAACGTCTACATCGCCAACGTGATCAAGTGCCGTCCGCCCGGCAATCGCAATCCCGAACCGGACGAAGTCGCGCGCTGCGAGCCGTATTTGCAGCGCCAGGTCGCGCTCGTCAAGCCGAAGCTGATCGTCGCGCTGGGCCGTTTCGCCGCGCAGAGCCTGCTGAAGACCGACGCAAGCATTTCGTCGCTGCGCGGCCGCGTCCACGCGTATGAGGGCGTGCCCGTCATCGTCACGTATCACCCGGCCTATCTGCTGCGCAGCTTGCCCGACAAGGCGAAGGCGTGGACCGATCTGTGCCTCGCCCGCGATACCTGGCTGAAGGCGGCCGGGACCGAAGCGGCGGCCGGCTGA
- the rimI gene encoding ribosomal protein S18-alanine N-acetyltransferase — protein sequence MSGVLLADRYMSPMTEGDLDEVAIIEKAAYEFPWSRGNFEDSLRNGYFGICLRHVTGTLIGYCVLMPVVDEMHLLNLCVAPAAQGAGAGLSLLREAVRITRNEKLDGLLLEVRPSNQRAIRLYERFGFASIGRRKNYYPARHRSREDAIVMRFSFVREGADGAA from the coding sequence ATGAGCGGAGTGTTGCTGGCGGACCGCTACATGTCGCCAATGACCGAAGGTGACCTCGACGAGGTCGCCATCATCGAAAAAGCGGCCTATGAGTTTCCGTGGAGCCGCGGCAATTTCGAAGACTCGCTGCGTAACGGCTATTTCGGCATCTGCCTGCGCCATGTCACCGGCACCTTGATCGGCTACTGCGTGCTGATGCCGGTGGTCGACGAGATGCATCTGCTGAATCTGTGCGTGGCGCCCGCCGCGCAGGGCGCGGGCGCTGGCCTGTCGCTGCTGCGCGAAGCGGTGCGCATCACGCGCAACGAGAAACTCGACGGACTGCTGCTCGAAGTGCGGCCGTCGAACCAACGGGCCATCCGGCTTTATGAACGCTTCGGCTTTGCTTCGATCGGCCGTCGCAAGAACTACTATCCGGCGCGACATCGCAGCCGGGAGGACGCCATCGTGATGCGTTTTTCGTTTGTCAGGGAGGGCGCAGATGGCGCTGCATGA
- the tsaB gene encoding tRNA (adenosine(37)-N6)-threonylcarbamoyltransferase complex dimerization subunit type 1 TsaB, which translates to MTRTVLLALDTSTEFCSVALLSAASAAAGASGSEEPRVWVRHEATGAVSSTRLLPAIRELFDEAGLALADCDAIAFGAGPGSFTGLRTATGVAQGLAFGLNCPVVPIGTLLACAESARLRDPSVKRVVAALDARMDEVYWADFAWDEAEGEWRTIQPASLDAPDKLSLPDTPFTLAGNAAAAFGARLAAGAVAQAIDGEALPHALPLAFAALRALRAGRTVPAELAAPEYVRNKVAQTTAERMAGKAEKAAKAEQVPGAQQAAQPASGREAASASAPAAHSGPQGEGGR; encoded by the coding sequence ATGACCCGAACTGTGCTGCTTGCTCTCGATACGTCGACCGAATTCTGCTCGGTCGCGCTCCTGTCCGCTGCGTCCGCCGCTGCGGGCGCCTCCGGCTCCGAAGAACCGCGCGTCTGGGTACGCCACGAAGCGACCGGCGCCGTGTCCAGCACGCGCCTGTTGCCCGCGATCCGCGAACTGTTCGACGAAGCCGGCCTCGCGCTGGCCGATTGCGACGCGATTGCGTTCGGCGCGGGTCCCGGCTCGTTCACCGGCCTGCGGACTGCAACGGGCGTGGCGCAAGGGCTTGCCTTCGGCCTGAACTGTCCTGTCGTGCCGATCGGCACGCTGCTCGCCTGTGCCGAGAGCGCGCGTCTGCGCGATCCGTCGGTCAAGCGCGTCGTGGCGGCGCTCGATGCCCGCATGGACGAAGTCTATTGGGCCGACTTTGCGTGGGACGAAGCCGAAGGCGAATGGCGCACGATCCAGCCGGCCTCGCTCGATGCGCCGGACAAGCTCTCCTTGCCCGACACGCCCTTCACGCTGGCGGGCAATGCCGCTGCCGCGTTCGGCGCGCGTCTCGCCGCCGGGGCGGTGGCGCAGGCCATCGACGGCGAAGCGTTGCCGCATGCGCTGCCGCTCGCGTTTGCGGCGTTGCGCGCGTTGCGCGCCGGGCGTACTGTGCCGGCCGAGCTCGCGGCGCCCGAATACGTGCGCAACAAGGTGGCGCAGACGACGGCGGAACGGATGGCCGGGAAGGCGGAGAAGGCCGCCAAGGCAGAACAGGTGCCGGGCGCGCAGCAGGCGGCGCAACCCGCATCCGGCCGCGAAGCGGCCTCTGCCTCCGCGCCGGCGGCTCACTCCGGACCTCAAGGCGAGGGCGGACGATGA